The following coding sequences are from one Planctomycetia bacterium window:
- a CDS encoding HisA/HisF-related TIM barrel protein translates to MSNEGTARAMQILPVIDILRGQVVRGIAGRRESYQPIVSQLAPDARPASIGRALFEQGATDCYVADLDAIAGATPSWSTYHELIEIGLRLWIDAGCRNRAAAAALASFEYAETKLQRIIVGLESLESVDELETMRPMIGVERLVFSLDLQLGKPIMQPGVWPELSAETIAHRVIEAGVAGMIVLDLAAVGGYGGPATIGLCERLRAALPKLEIISGGGARNADDLRRFAAAGCDYALVASALHDGRIPLSCLSRALLPSN, encoded by the coding sequence ATGTCAAACGAAGGAACGGCGCGCGCTATGCAGATCTTGCCGGTAATCGACATCCTGCGCGGCCAGGTCGTCCGCGGCATCGCTGGGCGTCGAGAATCGTATCAGCCGATCGTGTCGCAACTCGCTCCGGATGCGCGTCCCGCGTCGATCGGCCGCGCCTTGTTCGAGCAGGGCGCAACCGATTGCTATGTCGCCGACTTGGACGCCATTGCCGGCGCAACGCCGAGTTGGAGCACTTACCATGAGTTGATCGAAATCGGTCTCCGCCTCTGGATCGACGCCGGCTGTCGCAATCGAGCGGCGGCCGCAGCGCTGGCGTCATTCGAGTACGCGGAAACTAAGTTGCAGCGCATCATCGTCGGATTGGAATCGCTGGAGTCGGTCGACGAACTAGAGACGATGCGTCCCATGATCGGCGTCGAACGACTGGTGTTCAGTCTGGATCTGCAGCTCGGCAAGCCGATCATGCAGCCAGGCGTGTGGCCTGAGCTTTCCGCCGAAACGATCGCGCACCGCGTGATCGAAGCTGGCGTGGCCGGGATGATCGTGTTGGACCTCGCGGCGGTCGGCGGCTACGGCGGCCCGGCCACTATTGGGCTCTGCGAACGATTGCGCGCTGCTTTGCCGAAACTCGAAATCATCTCCGGCGGCGGCGCGCGAAATGCCGACGACCTGCGGCGATTCGCCGCGGCTGGTTGCGACTACGCGCTCGTCGCGTCCGCCCTGCATGATGGGCGGATTCCCTTGTCCTGCCTGTCGCGCGCTCTATTGCCGTCAAACTGA